Below is a genomic region from Doryrhamphus excisus isolate RoL2022-K1 chromosome 16, RoL_Dexc_1.0, whole genome shotgun sequence.
AACACGGTGGTGTTACTCTACCCCTTCGCCTTGCTCGCCTTCCTCTACATCCTGTCCGTCTCACTGGGCTGGAACTTTACGCGAGGTCTCTGCTGGTTTTACAAGTACAGAGTCCAATAAGAACGGCGCGATGGAAGATGGACATTGTGACAAGTGACACATTGGATACAGTAAATTAGGACACTCGCTCACCCGATATTGACTCTTTAAAGACTCCTGTTTTTTGTGTTCGAGTTGGGAGACGCGCCGTCGGTACTCAGAGCCGTGTTGGAAATGGTTGCAGAAACAAGGGAGCAGGTGAGCTACAGCGTTCATTTCATTTTGtataatttgtaaataatattcTGCCAAGTTGTAATATATACTGAAGAACTACTTCAGAAAAAGAAACTGTGTATTTTAGGTTTTCTGGaagtcagaaaaaaacaacttattgAAATAGAAACAAAGGAGACaaggaggattttttttcttaatgagTGTACATTCCAGCACTTTCAATAAAAGGTTTTATTGGCTTCTTGTTGGAATAATCTGCATCACTTTCCTCTTTGTAAATCCCAGTCAATCAAATCAAAGTAAGTCTGTGTGGAAGACACTACACTGTAGAACCGAGTCATAAAGGTCACTTCCTAGTAAAACCAGCAGAAAGGTCAGCCACTACTTCAACGCGTTCATCAACAACACCTTGAACACCTCCAGGTCTATTTTCTTCAAGATGGTGACCTTATGCTCCTTGTGCAGCACATCAATGTAGTCCAGGACCATCATGCCTCTGGTGTTTGTTCCATCCAGCTCCACCGTCACAGCCACCTGCACCAGCAAGATCACAGACATCTTTCCACCTGCCCACTCCACTAAAAGTTGTCAAGAATGGAGTTACCTCCTCGCTTTCTGTCACCAAGTTGTCACTGATGGCTGCAGCCACAGCGTAGGTGTCGCAGGTGTTGAAACCCGATCCTGACACCAGCTCTTTTTGATACCGATCCGTCTGCACCATCTTCAGGTCAAGGACATGTCAAATTGCTTAAAGCTGCTGTGTATTAAAACTGAATTGTTAGTTGATGCTACCTAAATCTGCACACATCTTTACCTTGCGTGTATGGGCTGAGATCTTTTCCATGAAACGAGCCTTAGGCGTGTTTTGGGCTAGCCATGTGTCACAAAAGGACTAAAGcacacaaaaatattctttGTCATAGATGACGATCGTGTATAATATGGACAAGGCCCTGCTTCTCACCCATGGTAGGCTGTTCCTGCAGCTGAACTCCCAGGAAGCGATGGTGGTGGGACAGGTGTAGCGTTCCAACACAATGTAGGCCGCCTCTGGATCTGCCAGGAAGTTAAACTCTCCGCAAACTGATGTGTTCCCTCTGGCTACATCGCAAAATAGAAGGTGTCGTTGAGAGCCTAGAAACATCAGAGTTGTACAGTGCTGTATCGTACATTCAATGTTTCCTCCCATGATGTAGAGCGCCTTCAGTTTGCTGGGCAAGGAGGGGTCCATTTTGACTGCAAGGGCCAGGTTGGTGAGGGGTGCTGTTGCGACCAGGGTAACCTGCACACACAAGCCACATTTCAAATGACAAGTTGGCATTGATTTCCGTTTAAAAGGATGACAGCAACACATATAAGGGTGGGTCAGAGACACATTAATGAGGTTCGAAAAATCCTTTAAAGAAATCAAATATATTTGgaatttgagcatagaaaacctgttaacgaccttctgaatacagtttttaaaattattagagccctctacacatgaaataacagccctattgTCACATTTGTGACAAagggtattattattagtgttgtTTGAACATCTCACATTACGcctttttgctttaaaaaaatcttacattttacttgcttaatttttttaacatgctgcagggccaataaaaaaaacaagctactgTATGCAAATGCAGAAATGAGGCCCATCTGCCCTGAACACCACAGTACTACTTTTACTACAGTAACAGTCTTTGGGGTTGTTTGAGGTTTGTCATCAACGCACCTCCCCGGGGTATTTACTGGCAATGGAAATAATGGCTTGCACAGCATTCATTTCCTGCAGCAATTCCAGGCCCGGAGCATCTGGATCGGGGACGTCGC
It encodes:
- the LOC131104013 gene encoding inosine-uridine preferring nucleoside hydrolase-like, with the protein product MSDMMKRLILDVDTGVDDAQAIMMALAAPNVEILGITCTHGNTPLQNVLKNTLRVLKVCNRLDIPVYSGFAEGLMGRKIHAGAFHGKDGLGDVPDPDAPGLELLQEMNAVQAIISIASKYPGEVTLVATAPLTNLALAVKMDPSLPSKLKALYIMGGNIESRGNTSVCGEFNFLADPEAAYIVLERYTCPTTIASWEFSCRNSLPWSFCDTWLAQNTPKARFMEKISAHTRKMVQTDRYQKELVSGSGFNTCDTYAVAAAISDNLVTESEEVAVTVELDGTNTRGMMVLDYIDVLHKEHKVTILKKIDLEVFKVLLMNALK